One part of the Malus sylvestris chromosome 2, drMalSylv7.2, whole genome shotgun sequence genome encodes these proteins:
- the LOC126634595 gene encoding ethylene-responsive transcription factor CRF2-like gives MNCPAVKYTQNRHHTTMVANSAEADEFESVRPRVVRISITDGNATDSSIDDEAKESSFCGTRHRVKRIVNEITIESCSNRDTDSAVWRSRMSRTRRKRSSGKSEGGNINLMNTRHMVSNLRPFQLPLEN, from the exons ATGAATTGTCCTGCTGTTAAGTACACGCAGAACCGGCACCACACTACGATGGTGGCCAATTCGGCGGAAGCGGACGAGTTCGAGTCCGTGAGGCCGCGTGTTGTGCGGATATCGATCACTGACGGTAACGCCACTGACTCCTCCATCGACGACGAGGCCAAGGAGTCGTCTTTTTGTGGGACCCGCCACCGAGTCAAGAGGATTGTTAATGAGATTACCATCGAGTCCTGCTCAAACAGGGACACCGACTCTGCTGTTTGGAGGAGTCGGATGTCAAGGACCAGGAGGAAGCGGTCGTCCGGGAAATCCGAAGGTGGGAATATAAACCTTATGAACACAAG GCACATGGTCTCCAACTTGAGGCCTTTTCAGTTGCCATTGGAAAATTAG